AACCCCTAACTTTTCCGGCTGCATTGGAAAATTTTTCGAAATTTTACTTTTTCTACTACCGTGCAACCCTAACTCTTCCGTACAATCATTCCTGTAAAATCATGCGTGCGGCCCTCcaataaataattaaactaaATGTAAAAAAAACCATCTCTACCATTTTTTGAAACCAATGCCAAATTCACCACTTAAAAAACAGTGCGTAGGCTAGAACGTTGTAAACTTAGAATGGGTTTTGCAATGGACATGTGAGTTAACCATTTCCGCTGTAATGATTTAGGGCAAACAGGAATAACAAAGGAGGAAGACGAGCTGCAAACACAGCTGATAACCATTAAACACCACTATCAGCCGTCAGTAATGATTCCCATCTCCAGGCGAtacaaaaccctagtttttgatGCATAAACACTCAATGGGTTATCTCAATAGAGCGTCCAAAGCAATCCAAGTAGTCAATCGCAAATACAAACTCAGCCCCAATCATCACCATCATTGTTATAGGTTAGGAGTACCTTATTCTAGCTCATATGAACACGGATTTTGCTCCAATTCACGGAATAGTAACCGCAAAGACGATAACAACGCCATAGATTTGAGCCAATATCCTACCGAAAAAATTCGAAATTTCTCCATTATTGCTCATGTTGATCATGGAAAATCTACACTGGCTGATCGACTTCTTGAGCTTACTGGTACTATTAAGAGAGGCCTTGGGGCCCAATACCTTGATAAATTACAGGTACACAATGCCCATTATCATTGCTTTCGTTTCAGGATTTTTTCGTATTACTTTATCTCGTCTtcattttctgattttctgattttctgaaTGCTGTGGTTGATTGGGTTTGTAAATTAATcccatttagggggtgtttggattgtAATAGGTTGAGAAAGAAAGAGGAATCACTGTTAAAGCTCAAACAGCCACCATGTTTTATAACTACAAATCAAAAGAGAGCTCCACAAGCTATTTACTGAACCTAGTTGACACACCAGGCCATGTTGATTTCAGCTATGAAGTATCAAGATCTTTAGCTGCTTGCCAGGGTGCCCTTTTGGTAGTTGATGCAGCTCAAGGTGTTCAAGCTCAAACAGTTGCAAACTTTTACCTTGCATTTGAATCCAACCTTTCAATAATACcaatcataaacaaaatcgatcAACCAACAGCTGACCCTGATCGAGTCAAATCCCAGTTGAAATCCATGTTTGATCTTGACCCAAGTGACGTACTTTTAACCTCTGCTAAAACCGGTCAAGGTCTTGAACACGTGATTCCGGCTGTAATAGAGCGGATTCCGCCTCCTCCCGGAATGTGTGATTCCAATCTTCGTATGTTTCTGTTGGATTCTTATTATGATGAGTATAAGGGGGTGATATGTCACGTGGCGATTGTTGATGGGTCTTTGCGTAAAGGTGAAAAGATTACATCAGCTGCAACAGGTCAATCTTATGAGGTTTTGGATGTCGGAATCATGCATCCAGAACTTCGGAGTACCGGATTCCTTTTGACTGGTCAAGTTGGGTATATGGTTAGTGGTATGAGGTCAACTAAGGAGGCGCGTGTTGGAGATACATTGTTTCATAACAAAACTATTGTAGAGCCTCTCCCAGGtaaataattatcttaaaatataaaatttaataaaaacaatttAACATAGCATTCAGATTCCTAATTGTTATTTCTTGATATGCATATAATGATTAGGGTTCAAGGCTGCAAAACATATGGTTTTTTCTGGACTTTATCCTGCTGATGGATCTGATTTTGAAGGATTGAATAATGCAATTGAGAGATTAACATGTAATGATGCAAGTGTctctgttgctagagagagcagTACAGCACTTGGACTAGGTTTCAGGTATGTGAATTCTTTTTGTCCTTTTATTTTTGTAGATTTAAATTCACATGTATGCGACATAGTTTCATCTTTTTCCCAATTAACCAATTTATGCAACAAAGTGGTTTCTAGAATTTATACAAAGTATGCAATGTCGTTTCATTTTGTATAAATTATAAAAAGTGGGACATTGTTGCGTAAATTGTTTAAAAAAGTGAAACATTTTTGCATAAATTGGTAAAAATGGAACATTGttgtataaataataataataataattattatttgtaGGTGTGGGTTCTTAGGATTACTCCACATGGATGTTTTCCATCAGCGGCTTGAGCaggttttctttcttcttttttggGCTTTTAAAAAGGGAAAATTACATAAAAGCCATTACTTTTATCAACCTTTTACCTAAAACaccattatgatttttttttcttcatttcagCCATTATTGACCTACCAAAACCGGTTACCATGTTTATTGGCTTACATGGACAAATTTTAATGAGGTGACATCTGATGTGGCAAGGGAAATGTCCACATAAGCATATACTGATGGACACCTTTTTGACACTTTAACATTCTTATATGGACCTTTCTATTGCCACATCATTAAAAATTGTCCATGTAAGCAAATCAAATCTCTTAACCGGTTTTTTTAGGTCAATCCTGAAATggaaaatttcttttataaacttactttatgtaaaaaaaattcataatGGCTTTTCAGGTAAAATGCTGATAATGTAATGGCTTTTTCTGTAATTTGCccttataaaaaaatgaaataagacTTTATTAACTCATCAAACGCTTGATGGAAATTTAACTtgtataaaattttattttgaaagtaTTATATGCATATATTTGTGTTGTAAATGACAGGAATATGGAACTCATATTATTTCCACTGTTCCAACTGTACCATATATCTTTGAGTATTCAGACGGGAGGTTTGACTTTTTGACCTATATGAATACACTCTAGTAGCTTTTTTGTcaaatgttttttcttttttaattaattaataaatttatttcagCAAAGTAGAGGTTCAAAATCCAGGTGCTTTCACtgcaaaccctaaaatccgagtggTTGCTTCTTGGGAACCTACAGTATTGGCAACAATTATTATCCCCAGTGAGTAAGCTCTCAAaatccctaatttttttttttatccccaaatGGTAAATTGTATAAATGACTGAAATACCCTTTTTTAAAACCCTATTATTAAAATTGTAGTATTTTGGTTTCTTCTTTTTGACGAAATGCATAAGGTCGGGGAAATGAAACTTTTCACAGATTTGCCATCAATTGATTTTTCCTTCCATTTACCCAAATATTTGGTTATTTtctcaaatatatttttttaaacatcatATTTATTCATACAGCATTTTATTTTATTGAAGGTATGTGGGAGCTGTTATTACTCTTTGCTCTGAAAGAAGAGGGGAACAATTAGAGTATTCATTTATCGATAGGTAAGTTGATGATGTGTGCACACCAAGTAAATTAAGGTTTTCAAATATTACCATTTTGCCCTTTTTTGAGTATTAAAACTTGTTGTTTGTTTGGCTTATATACAGTCAAAGGGCATTTATGAAGTACAGGTTACCCCTAAGGGAAATTGTTGTTGACTTCTACAATGAACTAAAAAGTATTACATCTGGTTATGCTTCATTCGATTATGAAGATTCAGAGTAAGTAcaaattacagttttggtccctgtgTTATATCATTTTTTCAGGATATGGTCCAAAGAAGAAACCTTTTTGCATTTTTCATCCCTACTCTAGTGATTCTTAACATTTTTCTTTCCTGGAGCATGCAAATTAAGATCCATCTCATTAAATTCATGACAATGACCATTTTTTGCCCCTGCCTTAGTACATTTACcagagtaaatgaccattttacccttgtacCTTTACAGGTATGTGGCTTCTGATGTGGTGAAACTTGATGTTCTTTTGAATGGACAACCTGTTGATGCAATGGCAACTATTGTTCATAGTTTGAAAGCACAACGTGTTGGTCGTGAACTTGTAGACAAACTCAAGAAATTTATCGATAGGTTTACCAACTTTTCTCaaccattttttattttttatttactttattttttattaaataatcaaCCCTCTTTAACATTTCCTGCATTCAAACAGACAAATGTTTGAGATCACAATACAAGCTGCTGTTGGATCAAAGGTCATTGCTAGGGAAACGTAAGTAACACCCCCTCTCATTCCACAAACCTacaagggcatttatgtcttttgcacaTGTGAGAGAACAAAAGCGAGTTCGTCCCTATTCCACCTTGTTCTATCTACTTTGGTGGGACACAAATTTGCAATTCTTTTCCCATTGACTTAGTCTCGTTCTACAAACTTGCAACTTAAACTAAGAggagggtatttacgtcttttgcacaaacgaggagggtattcatgtcttTTGCACATAAGAGAGAACAAAGACATGTCCATGTTATACTTTCTTGGGTGGGACGAGAAATTGCAATTTTTGTCCTACTGGTGTCAGCCTCGTTCCACAAACTTGCAATTTACTCTATAAggagggtatttacgtcttttgcacagAGGCGGAAGGAAAGCAAATTTATGTTCCATGCATAGTACGACCTTTTTATTGTTTTGTCCCATTTTGGTAGATTTTGTTGGCAGTGATATTTGACCGTTTTGCCCTTCTTTTAGGATTTCGGCTTTGAGAAAGAATGTTCTTGCAAAGTGTTATGGTGGAGATGTGACAAGGAAGAAGAAATTGTTGGAGAAACAAAAAGAAGGAAAGAAGAGAATGAAGCGTGTTGGATCAGTCGATATCCCTCAAGAGGCTTTTCACGCAATACTGAAAGTAGGCtaacttttagaaaaaaaaaaaaacctcaagAGGCCAAatttacaaataaaaataaaataaattccaAGGCCAAAAATCAAAGGAGGCAAATGCACATGCTAGTCTTTTGGCTCATCTTCGGATAAGGGTATTTTTGGTAGTCTAAAGGTAACCAACCAATCATGGATATCTACATTGAAAAAAGACATTTTTGCCCTTCAATATTATAGAGACGATCGAGATAGGGGTATTTTTGATAGTGTATTGGGTAACTAACTAATCATGGATATCAATCTACATTGAAAAGATACTTTTTCCCTTTGTTATTCGTTGTAGAATATTCATACATATGTCTTTGAAAAGACTTACAACGTACAAATGTCAACGTGTTTGATTATTGTCATTGTGTCTTTTAGAACCATATAGTGTATtagcttattattattattattattatttttttagtgtttttgaaTGCACTACAAATTTTAAAAATGTAGTGTATATTTTAGGATTTAGGACGAGGGAGAGGGGATCCATTAAGGAAACTATGAAATAGTGTGAGAGCTTGTGATGGTGATGTGAATGGAACTTCATGGGCTGCTCCTCGTACTGTTGCATATGTTAAATACGTGATGTTTTTTCCGTCTTTTAGTCCCCCAAAAGACTGCGACCAACCTCCCACCTACAACATCATAAATGTTGTTAGTGAATCATATATTTTCTATAGATAAATCAATTTTCTAAGTGGAAATATAGAAGATATGTTTATGTTAATCGGTTGTGCAATATAATTCCATCAAAATCATTATCGTTATGCTTACTTGTTTCTCATTGTACCAAGTCCTGTATTTTGAGAGTGTTGTGAGCTTAAGTCCTTTTGCGATGTTATTAGCAATGATCCTTGTTTGTGTAAGCGGGATTTTTGAATCTTGATCTCCACTGAACAAGGTATATACATTTATTACATTAGGTTTAGTGGTATACTTGCAGAAAAAGTCAAAGATTCAAGTCCTAGATATAGGATAACCCAAAGCCTTAGAATCATTCAGTCCTTTGAATCATTTAGAGGTTGTCAAACAGCTCTTAGTGTACCTGTAAAGAAAGACGGGAAGACCAGCCTTTATGAGGTCGGAGACGAGTGGGATTATGTTTATTTCAAGATTCTCTTCTTGATAAACCAGCGGCCTACAACATTTTATATCGAAACGTAAATTCATATCTAAAAAACATCCGTCACATATGAAAACATCTATATTTTTCCataacaaaaaaaagaaaagaaaagtaaGAGAAAGTAGCAAACCCTAGACAAAAGTCCCAATGCCCCGGAAGATCGGTCGTGTTAGCATAAAGTGCCTTTTGCACGTCGCGTCTATTCAAATACGTTAAAATCCTTGATTGCAAACACGGGTCACTTGTACTTCTAACTCTGTCAATCTGCcagaaacaaaattttaaatttgataaaaccaaaaaaaaaggaTTTGAACACAAATATGGGTTCAATCGAAGTATGCAATAAAGTTGCACacttggaccggaccggaccggaccagCAGAGTGAACCAGTCTGGTCTCTTGGTCTCTGGTTCGGCCTATGTACAACACTGTATTTTGTACCGATGAATGTGCCTTTGCGTGTAACCCTCGAGGTTTAAATTGCTGAGCTGACGGTGTTGATAAACATTTGGGCAAAAGTAAATCATCAAAAGCAACATCTTCACTGACTTCATTATCGACACGATTGAAAACATCATTACAACCTTGAGACCATCCTGAATGGATGTACTCTCGAAGATACTTTGAATCGTTGCATACGGTTTTTTCTAGCATTAAAGTTTTGTCTGAAATCGCACCATGTGACCATAAATATTCTCCCGCAAGAACACTAATGTCTATGTCTAATAGAGGATTTCCAATCTACCAAAAAAACATAACAAATGTTACAAAAGCTAATTAtaacaaaaaagaagaaaaacgATTAATCTTGAATTTCTTTACAGCAATTGCTTTGAGGTTGATTGGAGCAACGCCTGGACTCTTGTTATAGTTCAAGATTAATTCTGCTACTTGTGGAATATAATGGCCTACaatcaaaaaaatatttatataatttaaaataacagAAATACATATTTTAGGGAAttaaatttggattttttttttgaattaagtTATTGTCAACTTACCTGCATAGCTTTCCCCGACCAAAAAGAATTCCGAGTCTTTGTACAACGGAAACTTTTCAAGCCACTTTGTGATAAATACAAGATTATCATAAGCTGTCATCATTTAAAGTAAAAGTAGTCAAATATAAGATAACTTTTTCTTGTTAAACATAGAAAATGATACATTTCTAATAGTAATACAAAAATCATAAGAAAGGTATTTTTggattgatttaaaaaaatattgtaaatgatgaaaaataaaataaatgcagATTAAATATGATTAGAGCTTCATAAACATTGTGATGTAAACCTGTATTGGTGTCATTCCAATCAATGTAATCTTCATCGGTTTCCGAGTAAGAAAAACCAACCCCAATTGGTGATTCAACGTATAACATGTTGGATTCTGTAACGCAAAATTATATAAGAAATTAAATCCGTAAAGTAGTAAACCAtatatgttttttatatatataaaatttaccTAAATTCCAAGAGTATTGATTCTTGACAAGTTCTCCATTTTCACCAACTTGAAATGGTCCATTTTCCATGAATGCCCCAAAACCAACGGAAGAACATCCAGGACCTAAATTATAAtgaattaattataaataaaacctttacaacaacaaaaaaaaaaaatcacatataTAATATGTGTATGTATTATATGTAGACATACACAAGACGAGTCAACTCATCAAATGGCAATCCCAAGCCCAATCAAATCAGATTTTATTTACACTCACTCAATTGAgtttatacaaatcatataacatAATTAATAAGGAAACTTTGTAGTTtgaatatatatatttgtaattttTAATAAGTAACATCATAAGAAAAAAGAGAAGTGAAACCTCCATTGAGCCATAGGGTTAAGGGAAGCGAAGAATGGTTAACTGAATCTGCCTCAACAAAGTAATAGAAAAGTGAACGCCCATGTCCTTCATTTGTGACAATATAACCTGAATGTTGTTGAAAAGAGACATTCGTAGGTTGCCCTGGCAATGCTTTTATAAGCTCTCCATTGCAAGATTGCAATAGACAGACAAAAAACAATATCGTTCCAAGAAACTGAAAATCCATGACAAAGAACTTGATGTTGGTTTCGAGTATGTATGTAAAACtgtttgctatatatatatagaattggaCACCATTGAAGATAACGATTGGATGGATTTTCTTATGAGTTCGATATTTGTTTATAGTATTTAAAGCTATAGGAAAAGAATTGTATTTTTATTGTTTAGAGAAACTTATTCGGCTAAAGATTCTTGGAAGGTTCAAAATGAATTCAAGTGTATCTACTGCTCTTCATGTTCGAAACTAGTTTTAACTTTAGGGATAATGTTTGCTAGAGTTTTTAGTTAGGCATCACAACTCAACTATAGATATATTAAAAACAAGTGAGCATCGACCTATATAATGGTTCTTATAATCCTGCCAAAATCACTAAAAATGACAAAAGCATCCTTGTCttttatttaatgtttaaatgaaaataaaatcaTATCATAGTAGTTAAAATATGataatctaaactgtaaatagaTCTGAAaaaaacttgaagatttgaatTGGGAGTTGAGAGTGGCCATCAACCTGCCCGTGGTGTTGATTTGAGGGAGCAGGAGCGGGATCATTGGTGAGGCGGGAGATGAAGTTGTATTGTACAAGGTATTATGGAATGGGAAAGTATTTTCATTGCCTTTCAATAGAAGATACAAACGAATATATATACAAAACTAACATGGGTTAAGCTAAATACTTAACTAAGTATGGGCTACATACAAGGTTATCATACAACATAACATATACATGGCTAGTGCGGAGGGTACCACCGTAGGAAGCAATTTCACCATGCGGGCaactctctccctctccctccctccctcctaTATAGCTTTAGCACTTGTACATTACAAATCATGCAAAtgagtaaagttgcaaactttatgtattAAGACCTTATTCAGTAGATCTGAGGTTTAGGTGTTgtgggcttaatggattaagtcatttGATTGAGAAATGGGGACTTACCAGTAGCGTACTCCACAGTATGTTGCACGTAGTAGGCTAAACATGTGTACGCCGGGTGTAagtctgagtacgctgggcatactcagcAACTGTTGACTTTTGTGGTTGGCCCATATTtggactattagggttttgagCTTTGTTGAGCCACTAGCCTTTCGGACTTTGGGCCATTGTGAGGTtttgggccttcttggatttgggcccatATTGTACTTTGGGTGTCCTTTAGGAATTGGGCCACTATTGGGCTTTTAGTGCTATTGAGTTTGGGCCTCGGTTATTGGGCCAAAGTGAGAGAAGGGTAAAATGATATTTTAGCCTAGGTGTTGGACAAATAAACTAGATTCCAGGATATGTTAATGAATTGtaaatatgttgctattatgaGTAACAGATtgcaagtatgttgctattaggTGACATCTAAAAGCAACATATTtcaattatttgttatttattgctacaatagcaacatactttggtACACACCAAAGTAGATCTGTATTTGTTTTTGTCTAAACCAAAAATAGGAAGCCATTTTTGACGAAAGAAATGTTTCATGTGATCATATATGAAATGTTTTACCTGTACAAATTTAGTATGTTTTTAAAGGAACTAGCTCTTTTTTTCCAGTCAAATCCAATTTATGTACCGAATACTTTTGGTAAGAACAGTCAACAAAAGCTAATTAACtagctatgtttttttttttttccattatcATGTGATATGTAAATTAAAACATCTACATTGTGAATTTAATTAAAGTCTTTAACCGCCCTTTGGAATTTAGAGACCTTATAATGATGTTGAGTCCTAAATAAAGAATGATAACCCCACTTTTGATTTAACAAAAAACCTTATATTTCAAACGTGCAAAAAGTTTAAGATAAAAATGTAGCTGTATATGATTATCATCAAAAAGTTTAAGATTCTCAAACATCTCATCTCATATGGAAATAAATAATCCAGATAATCAGATCTAAtacccatcatcatcatcatcatcatcatcatctgaatCTGATACATACAATATTGATGGTGGGTCATTATTCCTTAAAGGAAAAGATATTTTTTTCCCTCGCAAGGGGTCCCCATGTCTAACAATTGAAGGCATTCGAGACACCAAACAACATCAAATACAAAGAAGCATCATTGAAGTCCACTAGGCTTGAACAATCTCCCCTCACCCGAATGCAATTATAATCAGAAATCACAGCTAAAGAACCTTGGATGGGTGTTGCTGTCAAACAGTGTTTTGGCAATGCAATTCTGCCAAAAACATGAGTGCTCAAATCGAATGTCAATACATAACATCTCCCTCTGACATTAGATACCACCTAGCAATGTAACGCTCCATTGACCAAACATGATTTTGATATCAATTGTAAAGATTTCACAAATCAACTCGTCACATAGATGAGCTGACATCATGTGGTTGTGCTTTTTTCTAAGGCCAGGCATAACTGCAATACAAGTAAAATAGATTTAAAAATAAACCACATAAAGTTCTAATGAATACAAGAAGTAAATCAAATGGGTTGGTTCCATCTTTTCAGGCATTGTATCAAACGCTTGATGTGCAAATAAATATTAAAACCAGGAAGATGTTGAAAAGATAAATCATATATGCTCATAAACTAATATGGAGTTATTCTGCTCAATCCCATAACCTGTGAAAAAGAAATCCTAATGGTTATTGATTTAAGAAACCATCTTGTAACATGGGTCATTAAACTCATAGACGCCTTCCCATGTTTGTTTGCAATGTTATCTCACCAAACAGCTGTGTATATCAGTCACAGTAAACTGGGTTAAAATACATCAACGACTTCTAATCTCGTTCTTTCTAAACAAGCTAATCTGGCTCAAAAAAATTGATGGTTTCGACTTTAAATGACAACAAAAACATTCATACCTTCATCACATGTCTATTAAGATGGTTATTCGAATGATGTGCTAAAGAACCTAGATAAATATTGTCCAAATATGATCCCCTTTTCACCTAATCTCCTTACAATTTCCTCACTGCTAACTTTCGTTCGGATTCTACCTTTACAAGGCCCCACTCATCCTATTCTTTGTATTTGTATCGCAATATCACGTATTACTGCAAACTATCCAAAAGCTAAATAAATTCACGGAATATTATAAACACATCCCGCTTTGAAACCTAATGAATTTCACCTCCCGGGGAAGATGAACAGAACACATCCTAAAACCTAATAATCATCGCATATAAGTAACAAAATTTACCAGAGAATATCAACAGAAATCTCGTAAGAATAACGAAATCGCTTACCGGTAGATGAACAAAACGGCAGACGACTGACGACGCGGTTGTCGGGCTGGTCGCTAGAAAAATAGATGGCCGAAAGGAGGAGTAGCTAGCCTTGTCTTCCATTTGAAAACATAAACGTGTAGGGGTGTGTGGATGTGTGTTTTAAAACTGAATATTGATTTAGGTTTTACTGGAGCTAATTTCAATGGCAAGATAACTCAGAAAACAAATAAATTCTCCAAACACTTCTCCTTTCGAAATCGCCATTGGGTGTCCACTTCCCTTCGGGTCGGGTTACTTGTCCAGGTCATTAAAAATATAAGTCAGATTTTGACAACATGGAAGGAAACTATACCGGTGTTATATAATCACATACCAATGTATGGACATGATGGCAATTGGCCTTGTGGATGTAATGTCTAGAACCCTTCACGTGATAATTACTTAATGTGTCTTAAAGTGACCTAAAACGTAGGAGGGATTGGGGATGTAGTCTGGTGAAGATTTTAACAATCAACTCATCGCATAGATGATGATATGGCACCGTGTAATTCTGCATTTTTTCAAGGGAGTCATAACTGCAATACAAGTACAATATATTTAAACATAAAACACAAAAAAGACATTAAATATTCAATTAGTTGATCACTTGAACAGCAAAAGTCAAACGACTGTTTCCGAGTTTCAAACCCAAAACCTCCATGAGTATGATCATGACAACATGCAAACAAAACTAGCCCTATGAATTATAGGACAACGCCATGATCATGAAAACGTTTATAACGCCGATCCACGTACAACTTAGGATCAGTTAAAATGTATCtattgttataataaaaaaaacatctcATATTGAAATAGCAAATAAATAATTGAGGTCTGAATAGAGTCATCATCCAATATACCCATTAATGAAGTTGGGTTATTTTTCCTTCAAGAAAAGATAAGTTTGTTTCCCTCACAAGCGGTACCCATGCCTAACAATTGAAGGCTTTCGAGACACTGAATAACATCAAATACAAAAGAAGCTCCATTGAAGTTTACTAGTCTTGAAAACTCCCCAATCTTAAGATTATAAACTTGGAACCCGTTACAGAAGCTGTAGAAAACAAGATCATCACTCGTGCTCAGTTGCAAAACACTTGATAAATGTGCCATAACTTGatcttttttaaaattcaaaaaagcAGACCAAGAAGCATCTTTCATCAACCAAATCTGATTAGCAAAATTAGCTAGCGAAGGTATAGAACCTTGGATGGGTGTTGGTGCAACAGATAGCACAGTTTTGAATGGCAATGCAATACTGCCAAAAACATGAGTGCTCAAATCAAATGTCAATAGATAATAGGTTCGAGTCAAATCATAGTGTCCCAACCAATACAATACTCCATTGAAAAGACATGGCTTTGTTATCACAGAACTAAACAAAGGCGTATGGGAAGCAATTCTACGCCAAATGTTTGTCTTCAATGCATAAACAAAAAATCTTCCTGCTTTTTTCCCATTACTTACGGGCATACACACAATCTTGTAATCATCAATGACCGGGTCAAAACCGAAACCGATCTCCACCTCAGAATAGCATGTCCGAGGACAATCAGGCAGGGTTAGTTTGCGCCTAATTGAAGGGTTCCATAGAATAATACTTTTTTCATCATAATCAAACAGACAGACAAGTCCATTATATGAACCAATAATATTGGAATATGTGGAAGGAAACTGTACGGGTGT
The genomic region above belongs to Lactuca sativa cultivar Salinas chromosome 4, Lsat_Salinas_v11, whole genome shotgun sequence and contains:
- the LOC111906794 gene encoding translation factor GUF1 homolog, mitochondrial codes for the protein MHKHSMGYLNRASKAIQVVNRKYKLSPNHHHHCYRLGVPYSSSYEHGFCSNSRNSNRKDDNNAIDLSQYPTEKIRNFSIIAHVDHGKSTLADRLLELTGTIKRGLGAQYLDKLQVEKERGITVKAQTATMFYNYKSKESSTSYLLNLVDTPGHVDFSYEVSRSLAACQGALLVVDAAQGVQAQTVANFYLAFESNLSIIPIINKIDQPTADPDRVKSQLKSMFDLDPSDVLLTSAKTGQGLEHVIPAVIERIPPPPGMCDSNLRMFLLDSYYDEYKGVICHVAIVDGSLRKGEKITSAATGQSYEVLDVGIMHPELRSTGFLLTGQVGYMVSGMRSTKEARVGDTLFHNKTIVEPLPGFKAAKHMVFSGLYPADGSDFEGLNNAIERLTCNDASVSVARESSTALGLGFRCGFLGLLHMDVFHQRLEQEYGTHIISTVPTVPYIFEYSDGSKVEVQNPGAFTANPKIRVVASWEPTVLATIIIPSEYVGAVITLCSERRGEQLEYSFIDSQRAFMKYRLPLREIVVDFYNELKSITSGYASFDYEDSEYVASDVVKLDVLLNGQPVDAMATIVHSLKAQRVGRELVDKLKKFIDRQMFEITIQAAVGSKVIARETISALRKNVLAKCYGGDVTRKKKLLEKQKEGKKRMKRVGSVDIPQEAFHAILKVG
- the LOC111906771 gene encoding serine carboxypeptidase-like 45, which gives rise to MDFQFLGTILFFVCLLQSCNGELIKALPGQPTNVSFQQHSGYIVTNEGHGRSLFYYFVEADSVNHSSLPLTLWLNGGPGCSSVGFGAFMENGPFQVGENGELVKNQYSWNLESNMLYVESPIGVGFSYSETDEDYIDWNDTNTEKFPLYKDSEFFLVGESYAGHYIPQVAELILNYNKSPGVAPINLKAIAIGNPLLDIDISVLAGEYLWSHGAISDKTLMLEKTVCNDSKYLREYIHSGWSQGCNDVFNRVDNEVSEDVAFDDLLLPKCLSTPSAQQFKPRGLHAKAHSSIDRVRSTSDPCLQSRILTYLNRRDVQKALYANTTDLPGHWDFCLGPLVYQEENLEINIIPLVSDLIKAGLPVFLYSGDQDSKIPLTQTRIIANNIAKGLKLTTLSKYRTWYNEKQVGGWSQSFGGLKDGKNITYLTYATVRGAAHEVPFTSPSQALTLFHSFLNGSPLPRPKS
- the LOC111906770 gene encoding putative F-box protein At1g47790, whose amino-acid sequence is MKSAHLCDELIVEIFTRLPSKSLLRFRSLSKSCYSCIGSPDFIRMHTSQSQQKLLIRHRAHKENKEGELEEFYTLHPQDQLSLSYKHGYNNITPVQFPSTYSNIIGSYNGLVCLFDYDEKSIILWNPSIRRKLTLPDCPRTCYSEVEIGFGFDPVIDDYKIVCMPVSNGKKAGRFFVYALKTNIWRRIASHTPLFSSVITKPCLFNGVLYWLGHYDLTRTYYLLTFDLSTHVFGSIALPFKTVLSVAPTPIQGSIPSLANFANQIWLMKDASWSAFLNFKKDQVMAHLSSVLQLSTSDDLVFYSFCNGFQVYNLKIGEFSRLVNFNGASFVFDVIQCLESLQLLGMGTACEGNKLIFS